ATTCATTATTTCATATACAAGATATGCTGGTGAAGGTTGTGTATACAGTTTTTGGCGACAAGTTGGGCAAGATTTTGACTCTTTTAACCAATTTAGAAGACACTATTTATTAGTTTCAATCCtttatagaaaaaaagtaaatctAGAAACTTTTAAAGATATAATCTTGCTCTTTCAATATTTCACTCACAATGAGGGAATTCAATGATAATGAAAAGTTATTCCAGTGTTAAGCATCAAATTTTCACTTACCTCGTAACAATATGTATGACCGCAATGAGTGGTAAAAGGTCTTTGTAAAGCTTCTGTGCAAATGGGACATTCCagagttttttttattttctggAACGTTTCGAGCAAAGTTTTTGTATCGgggatttgttttttattttctgaaTTACTGCTAATGCGAGACTTTTTGTACATTTGAGTTGCATCACTAGACGCAAAAGTTGTGCTGTTGGATTGTGGAATTAATAGAACCTCCATTTTCTCATCGTCCaagttattattataattttcttcatcgTCTTCATCCAAAACTACTTGGCGATGAGAACTGCGTTTAACCATTGCGCCCAGACAGATAAATTACTATTGAACTTGGTATGTGAGCTCTAACGTTTCTAATCCGGAGAGAAagctttatcaaaataataagtttaaataaaatcctttaaaaaaacgaattatatgcaaattcttcaaagcAAATCAACCATTGATTTGTACTTTATATATTTCTTGTAGATGGCAAATACTCTGCGTATTGCAATGCAGCGGTTTACAACTGCATTATCAAATTCTTCTGGTATTATCATAAATATCATTTAGTGACTTGTAGTCAGTGTAATCTCGGGCATatgtaaatttatttaacgTTACAAAATGCGATTGCGTTCAACAAGCATGGCTAATAGCGTTTTCTTGTAGCTTGGATTTTTATGAGGATTATTCACAGATACGCACCGATGGCATTTCACGTATAGTTTTAagtataatattttcaacCATAGCTTTCAATGTTTCACTCTAAGTAGAATTGAACGTCTCCCGACTTAACTCGTAAATATCGTTGATTACTTACCGGAAACCTTTTTTTGCATCGTTCTAACCAggtaaataaattgaacGAATGCTATTCAAAAACATTCAAGGATTAAATAACATATCAACAATTAGATACTACGCTTATTTACTGTTCAGCATACCTTTCTACTCAATGTCTACAATTCGCAATACACAAAACGATATGTAATAGCACATTAGAAATAAGGAactgtttaatttttgttaatccTTAACGAAAAAACTATCAGCATTTAACTAAATTATCTGTTtacattattattaaaattataatgcAATCCCTGCCAGTTCCTCATCAACGCCTTTCCATAGTAATAAGGACCGGGCCACTCATAAAAACATTACCAGTTAAAAAGCATGCACACCAACTTAATATTAATATCTCTAACAGAAAGGACGGAACAGTTTGAATAACAACGACAAAGGAaatgcaaataaaaaataactcTCAAAGTTGGCACAGCCAAAATCCAATTATACAATTCGATTTTAATGAAGGATGAATCAGCAAAAAACACATACtcattaaaaagaaataacatttaaaaactaCCGATTCGTGTAAACCGAAAGCATTGCCATTTTCGGTCAACAAACTTATGCGTAGCGATCTTGTTCATCAACATAGTTAGACTCAGGCTTAGCACGGCCTTCAGAAGAAGAGGTAGAAGATGTAATGTCGTTACTCGAAGTATCCTCCATACCCTCATTGTCAACGTTTTCAAGATGAGCGGCACTTTCACCTTGAACACCACGAGATTTTTCAAGAACCTCTTGTTGTTGCTTTGCAGCTTGTCCGAGATTCTCGGGCCTAGGCATCCAGGGCTTAGCGCCGGAGAGATACAGTTCGTTAATCTCTTCCAAGGTAAGACCTTTGGTTTCATGGGcaaacaagaaaataatacaagCAGCACACAAATTACAGGCAGCGAAAATATAACCATACTTGAATCCAATGGAGTCACTAATGAAGGGAGTAAAGAAAGTAATAAGGAAACCCCACAACCAGTTACCAGTGGTAGCGACGGCAGCACACTTGGAACGATAACGAATGGGATACGATTCACCAACGATAACGTATGCGGCAGGACCCCAAGTTTGAGCAAaactgaaaatgaaaagacaTGAGAACACAATCATAACGGCACCGGCACGATGGTTTGAGGTACCATTCTTACGAGTAAGAGCACGATTACCAACAGCTGCGtaaatgaagaaagtaATGGATTGCCAAACACCACCAATAATCAATGGCATACGACGACCAAAGAACTCTAGGACGAAAAGACCACCAAACGTACATCCAAAGTTAACGGCATCAAGAATCAAAGCAGAAAGATAAGGAGAGTTCATACCAGTACCCTCAAACACCTCGAAACCATAGTAGAAGTAGTAGTTATCACCGGTAAGTTGTTGAAGAGACATGACACCAAGACCAAGGAAGGTACGATAACGAATATCCGCACCTAGAATGTCACCCCAAGTAGCGGGACCACCGGCCATTTCAGCTTCACAGTCAGTTTTAATGACATGGTATTCCGTTTGAATAATTTCGTGTTCACGAGGAAGAACGTTGTTTTTGCACATAATGTCAAGAGCCTCTTCATCTTTACCAATAGCAATCAAATAACGAGGGGATTCAGGAAGGAAAGAAATACCGATGAACATGATAATACCCCAAAGCAAGTTAATACCCATGGATACACGCCATTGAGCAGTCTTGTGCAACTTGTGAGTACCCATGTTGATACAAGCGGCAATGAAAATACCACCAGTGACAGCCAATTGATAGGTGGTGACAATGGTACCACGAAGGGTAGCGGGAGCAACCTCAGATTGGAAACCGGGGGCAAGCACAGACAAGGCACCAATGGCAAGACCAGTCCAAATCTTAGCAACCATGATTTGGACCCAAGATGGGACAGCGGTAACTTGAAGAATAATACCaatcaaataaacaatagtCCAAAACATAATGGAAACACGCTTGCCAATGCGATCCATAAGAGGAGAAGACAAAATACAACCAGTCATAGAACCAACGTTAACCATACCAGTAATTAAACCTTGTCGCGCTGAAGAATACGAATACGTGTCAGTCACCGGATTATACCGATCTGCGAAACGAGATTGGAAATCTCTCATGTTGGTGATACCACCAATGGAACCGGTATCGGCGCCAAACATCCATCCGGCCATGGACACGAAGACCAACATGACAATGGTCAATGTCTTACCCATTTTAAGTAAATTCGAATACTAAAAATATAGGgcacaaaaaataatatgtaATGATGTGATTGAaactttattaaataataaacgTTTCAAAatctattttaaaaagatgaGATTTCACAAAGCTCTATGTTGCAAAAGTGAAGTATGTAGTATTAATGTAAAGGGAATGTGGATAATATGAACCAGCGAaattaaatagaaaagaatagaggttttttaaaggattaAATAACCGCAAAAGGATGAGGGAAGGGGTGTATGAAAATGTGATTAATGGATATGCTAGAGCGTTCCAAACAAGAAAAACGAAGacgctttaaaaaataaaagagtgggttaaaaaaaaggaaagccGAAGGAACTGAAACCCCGTCGAACAAAAGTTAAATTAACCGTAAACCACAGATTTTACTAAGTAAAACGTACAATTTGGAGCAGAAGCTGTAGAAGGCTACTCAAGTGAGCGGGCTACttatatagaaaaaaaatacatgcAATAATGGATGTGGGGCGCTTGCGGGGTTGCGGGGAGTGTCCTTGACAGCGTAGCTAAATCGATTCACGTAGGCTAGACACCGTACATGCAGGTCTACTATTGGTGAAGAGAGGAAGCAATTATGCTCAGTTTTGCACTCCCAAATGCGGAACCATTTATGACGAGAATGGCATCCAAGGCCGAGGTTGAATAACTGAAAGCTCTGTCGGCTCCCTTAAGGCAAACATCTAACACTAAAGAAGTCGAATACAAAGGTATTACACCCACAAAATAATAACGAATCATAGTCAAAACTACCAAGGAATGACCCACAGTAGGGATGATCCAGCACTGCACAGTAAAAAACTTACAGACGAACCTCTGCTACTTTCTACCAAATGTCACATTGATAGCAAAACTGTCCATATTGTACTTGTGACAACCATCGAACGTGAAGAACGGACTAGGTAAGCTGAAGAGGGTAATGAAAGGGTCTCGACCAGTATTTTGATCCTGGCTTGCGTGGCCGGTGAAACCCTATCCAGTTGGTGTACCTATAAGCGTCTAATATTGGAAAAAGCCAAGTGGAGAGGGCTGTAAACTAGTCTCGTGCAAACGTGAGAAAATGCGGAGAAAATGACGACTCCGGCACTTCCTGCCGTTAGTGGGAAAGATAGGATGGTCAAATTAGTACGGCACTATTCCGAATGCACCATAACTGTCCACTCCGCCAGTGAGgtacattaaaaaagtagaTTGCAACGACGATTGCAACGTTGGTTGCTATGCCGTTGCTTTACGAGGTGTAGTGTATGCCAATGCTAAGAGGAAATGGCAAGAGTGGAGACTTTTGCGGTAAAGGTAGATTAAAGAGATCTATTAGACGCATCCTTACAAAATCTTATCGTAGTTCGTAGGGAGGCGATATAAGATGAATTGATTTTCTagttgttgttgttgttgttcAACTGTACTGCAAGCCGCTAAGGTAGGCCAAGGATGAACCGTGTAAAGACTCGTAAAGATACCTATAAGGAAGAGAGGGAAGATAATAGTTAAGAGAGAGAAGAGTATACAACGATAGTTATATCACTATTGAGAAATAACAGAGCGTAGTAACCCGAGACAAGTATAAACAAACCAGAAAATGATATGAAGAGATGAGACGAGATGAtccaaaaaggaaaaaggaaaaattgtttcattatcctttatctttttttaaaaaaaatgcatttaCGCGTTTTTAATAGAATCATGTTTTAATGGACCTATCCAATACTTTTGAAAcgctctttttctttcacaaTCGCGTCCACCAGGTTTCCAGACAAACAATCCTCATTTCACGCATACGCACACGTACTACACATCTTACCGTGTATTGCCAGACGTGTTAAATCCCTTCATGATAAGAGTAAAGACCAAAAGTTGCTTTCATTTACACCGTTTTTCATACATTAATGTAAGgtcaatttcaatttgaCATCTTCTCGTTATAACGAACACTCATCCTACAGCACGAATTGTTGGACACACAATATGCCATCCACTTTCGAGGATGTGAGAACCCGTACTGTAGGAGGGAAGACCTCCTTTTATATGAAAGAAGATGGGGTACACAGATGGCGAATACCTGGGTGGTTAAAGTTTCCTGCACTCCCCTCAAAATGAGGGCACCCACTCAACGAGGCATAAATGACAAGAGACTATGTAGCGGCATTTGACAAATTAGCAGATTTCGCACCTTGATTTTGCTAATTATATGCCTCGTTAATCGGCGTTTAACCTTTTTCTTGGAAGTTTGGTACTTGGTTTCCCTTGGGCCCATGCGATTGATTAGTAGCTCATCGTTAATTCGTCTTTTTGGGTGGGGAATATTGCGGAGTCTACCAATGAAGCGCAGTCAAGGGCAATACAAGTAGGAAAAGTAGTGCGGTAGGAATCTCTCTATTCGTTGATTAAGGAGGGGAAGAGGGGTAGCGACGAAAAGTGGCATTTGTTGATTTCCTTGAGCATAAGAGCGAAAAGCTAAGAAAACGCTTGCTAAGTGTGAAGGGTTTATAAGCACTGCAGAATGGAGAATTGATTATtgtgaaatttttagaGAAATTTCAATAGCTCTACAAAGAAATATCCACCCTTTTCGATATCAAAGCAAACGTCCATCcctcaagaaaaaaatcgcACACATTCCTAGACTACATTAGACAAAACATCTCCACTTTTACCGCCAATTttgataatgaaaaaagcaCAATTCGTACTGTGGACTGTCCAGATTCCTTAATTAGCAGAGAAAAAAGTGGGGAAACGATGGGAAAAGCGGTTTAAGGTGGAAGAACGCAGCCGCGTAATTCGTCTTGCTGCGATACAGGTATAGAGAAGGAAGTAGGAAGGAAAGGAGAAGAATAGCAAAGGGAAATGAATGCAAAGGTAAAGTTGAAAGAGTGTTTATAAGGagataaaaagaaacaaaataaaattagaaaaaattgactAGGAGATTTTTAGAtcgaaaatattattattgctATTCTAATTATCAGCggtttgtttgtttttttttttcggcTTCATTTTAGGGTTGTGTGTCGGCTTGCGGAAGCACGTGTATTAACGGtgcgaaaaaaaaaaaacactgggaatttttaataagccCTGTAAAATGTCTGTATCTTGAATTAAGACAGTGGTTTGAGACAATGGTTTTTTTCAAGCATACTAATAAACATGAGTCTTTATACTGTTCAGAAATGAACCTTTATGCTGTTAACAGTGAATATGTTTTATGTTTCGAAAATACTTTTCGCTATAACACTAATAAAAGTCCATAAAACGCTCATTATGAGTCGTGGATTCAGAGAGGCTGCTTCTTTCCCACCATGTTTTGTATATTTCAATTGGGTAAAGGCAAGTctgttttgaaaattgtaaaggctaaaatgaaatattctAGTATGGATTTATTAACGTTGGATCCTTTAAAGTTGGTttcttatattttattttattttttagtttttctttaatttaattgtttttttttttgggggatatttattttgtttatttatttatttttaaattcctatcgttttatttaattgtatcaattgttaatattctttttttctaaattttattatgtatataaattcattttacAATACCATTCacaatttacaaaaatttacctCTTACAAAAAAACTGCTGCTCATTTACTagttattttaatattttttttttttttttctctttttcttactaATTTTAGGTTCACTCTACTCTCCCAATGTACCGTGGATTTTTATTGCCTTTAGCTATTAATTTCTATATTTTACAGAGTCGTACATCTACAAAAGTTGTTGCACTTTATGTGTAAATTATCGCTAAAGTGAAAGAATAATTCttgtattattttgaatgaaaatcaattttataCATACGAGCAAAGTAGAAATGATACATTATTAAACGGCTAATTATGGTTGTTGGAAAGATTGGAAGAGGTAGGGAAAGGAATTGAGAGAAATAATAGAACGAGATTTTCGCGTATTTCGATGGATTGATCGGCCAGCTTGATTCACTTGGAAATCGGTTTAGCTTTTTTAGACTGAAAAATCGTACTACAATTGAAATTGAGTTTTACTTTGCATGAAATAGGACATTCCAAATTTCAAGTCGTGTTCTTTATGGCTTTCTCCTTATGGCGTGAACGAGCATGGCTAAGGAAACGCAGGTTCAGGCGTGGCGAATGTGGGTCGGAATTGTAAACATCCTTAAAGCAGAAAACGgaatcaaacaaaaaacaattaaatacAGGTGTGTAAAAGAGTAAACAGAATTTTCATAGAGGAACAAAAGGATGAGAAGGTgaaaataaggaaaatgtgaggaaataaaaagtaaaaaaaaatttaaaaaaaattttaaaccAAAACAATCAAACCGAAATTAGTTGGAGGAGGTTGTGTATGATTCTTGGCTTGGTCGGGTACGAGACTTTTCcacttcattttcattaaatggATCTTGGCGGGCAACAGGCTCATGAACGTCGTTGTTCGCACTGGAAGAGAGGTCTTCAGAATCGGAATTGGAATCAGCGTGCTCCAAATATCTGGCTGATTCGCCCTTTGGACGAGTCTCCTCGCGCTCCACTTCTTTGGCTTCTGCCATTTCCGACAAATTCTTGGGACGTGACATCCAGGGTTTGGCGTCAGAGAGATAGAGTTCGTTAATTTCTTCCAAGGTAAGACCCTTGGACTCGTGAGCAAACAAGAACGTTACGATGGAGGCACAAAGGTTGCACGATGCAAAGATGTAACCATACTTGAATCCAATGGAGTTGGTGATAAATGGAGTGAAGAAGGAAATCAAGAAATTCCAAAGCCAATTACTAGTTGTCGCAACGGCAGCACACTTGGAACGATAACGAATGGGATACGATTCACCAACGATAACGTATGCGGCAGGACCCCAAGTTTGAGCAAaactgaaaatgaaaagacaTGAGAACACAATCATAACGGCACCGGCACGATGGTTTGAGGTACCATTCTTACGAGTAAGAGCACGATTACCAACAGCTGCATAGATGAAGAAACAAATGGATTGCCAAACACCACCGATGATCAATGGAACACGACGTCCGCAATATTCAAGTACGAAAAGACCACCAAACGTACATCCAAAGTTAACGGCATCAAGAATCAATGAGGCCAAGTAAGGAGATTCCATACCGGTTCCCTTGAACACTTGGGTACCGTAGTAGAAATAATAGTTGCAACCGGTCAATTGGTTAAAGGACATAATAGCCATTCCCAAAAATGTTCTGTATCTGATTTCCTTACCAAAAATCTCTGGCCATGTGCATGGACCACCCTCGACGGCGGCTTCACAGTCCGACTTGATTTGCTTGTATTCCGTTTGAATGATGTCCGAATCGGGAGGAAGCTCAGCGTTCTTACACATAACCTGGATTGCCTCATCATCCTTACCAATGGACACAAGATAACGAGGAGATTCCGACAAGAATGAGACACCGACAAGGGTGATGATACCCCAGAGCAAGTTAATACCGATGGATACACGCCATTGAGCAGTTTTATAAAGTTTGTGGGTACCCATGTTGATACAAGCGGCAATGAAAATACCAGCTGTAACACACAATTGATAGGTAACGACAATGGTACCACGAATATGGGGAGGAGCCACTTCAGATTGGTAACCGGGAGCAAGCACAGACAAGGCACCGATTCCTAGACCGGTCCAAATCTTAGCAACCATGATTTGGACCCAGGATGGAACAGCGGTGACTTGAATGATAACGCCGATGAGGTAAATAACACAGAACCCAATAATGGAATTACGCTTACCAATTCGATCAGTAGTGGGAGAAGAAATTAAACAGCCGAAGAAAGAACCAACGTTGACCATACCAGTAATTAAACCTTGCCGCGCTGAAGAATACGAATACGTGTCAGTCACCGGATTATACCGATCTGCGAAACGAGATTGAAAGTCTCGCATATTGGTGATACCACCAATGGAACCCGTGTCAGCACCGAACATCCATCCGGCCATGGACACAAACAACAGCATCGTAATGGTCAATGTCTTACTCATTTTGCCTTAGGTAAAGAGAAGAAAGgaagaaggaaagaaaaaaagaccAACAACGATGTTGTGAAGTTAAAggatattttgtttttaagaCTTTGTAGGCTCTGCCTGAAGAATTCCTaagtatttgaaaataggAATGTAATTCTCAATAGgaagagagaaaaagaaagtcGCGAATTTAAGTgagaaaagagaagaaaaaacaaatagaaaatgaaaaaaaaagagtttcTTTATTGGAATTATTTCTTTGgtattgttttgttttgttttgttttgtttttttcaaaatcctATTTTCGTTCGATCAAATGCAAGACAAAAATTCCTAGTATCTTGTGAAAAGATCGTAAACAAATGGGTATGCGATTATACTGCTTCCACGCTTACGCTTTTACGCTTACGATTGTTGGATTGGAATAGGCAGTTGAATGAGAGAGAATGGGAATCAACCAAAGATACAGCCAcaagaagcaaaaaaaaaaagaaattgcaGGTGTATTGGTATGGTGTGATATGTACCGCTAGTGTGAATTAACCTTGAAAACGAATTCAACGAAAACTGTGATCACAAATAAGAAAAACGATCCTTGTTCAGCAGggtatatatatacctGTGAGGTTAGGATTGATATTATACCTGCGAAGGGTAAGTTTAGGAAAGATCAGAGAATGTAGCTCGAAAGATGCCTTTACCTTCCAACTTTTTCACACTTTATATATGTTATGGAATAGAGCCTCCAACTCAACCAAATGCGGGGATACTGCAAATTCAATCTACCATTTCTACGTAGTATTGTTTAGCTTTTCATATCAACCTGGGTCGAGACACTTAGTGTGCAAAATAGTCATCCTAAACAAACTTTCCACAACACCCTTTAGGAAGTGTAATGTTGCATACCAAGCCCAAATCCATTCACTTCCTCTATGCCTGTTAAACTCAAACGCAAATTTGCCTACCAACGATGCGGGACACCAGTCCAAATGGTTGTGAGAATTTAGTAGGGAACAAGTTACTATACGTAAGGGTCGATGCTGCAGCCCCAACTCCCCGCTAACTATGGCTGGGCAGAAAAAGTCTGGGGCAATAGTAGTAGAAAGTTAGTTAATCGGTTGAGTGGGATGAATGGGATTTGAGAGAAAGGTTATGGGTATGAAAGTGGTGGATAGAgagtgaaaaaaaaaggttagAGGAAAAGTAGAAAAATAGAGAAGGAAAGTAgataagaaaaataatcaataaaGGTAGGGCAAGACAGGGTTAAACGAAAAGGTGATAGTTTGaacattgtttacatgaaaagaaaaaaaaaaggcgaCCGTTGTATGAACATTTTTGTCGATCGATCGATCAATCGATCAATCGATTCTCCTACCTACCAACCACCCACTTCCAACTATTCCTCTCTACCTTACTCCCCTATACCTTATCCTTTGCATCGGAGGGTTTTCCTCGGTTAGTGGGCAAGAAAATCCATGGTGACCACGTTATAGAGTGGGGTTCCTTCATGATGGCGTGTTACATGGGGTTTTGGGGTATGAGCCTATTACA
Above is a genomic segment from Schizosaccharomyces pombe strain 972h- genome assembly, chromosome: III containing:
- the ght1 gene encoding plasma membrane high-affinity glucose:proton symporter Ght1; translated protein: MSKTLTITMLLFVSMAGWMFGADTGSIGGITNMRDFQSRFADRYNPVTDTYSYSSARQGLITGMVNVGSFFGCLISSPTTDRIGKRNSIIGFCVIYLIGVIIQVTAVPSWVQIMVAKIWTGLGIGALSVLAPGYQSEVAPPHIRGTIVVTYQLCVTAGIFIAACINMGTHKLYKTAQWRVSIGINLLWGIITLVGVSFLSESPRYLVSIGKDDEAIQVMCKNAELPPDSDIIQTEYKQIKSDCEAAVEGGPCTWPEIFGKEIRYRTFLGMAIMSFNQLTGCNYYFYYGTQVFKGTGMESPYLASLILDAVNFGCTFGGLFVLEYCGRRVPLIIGGVWQSICFFIYAAVGNRALTRKNGTSNHRAGAVMIVFSCLFIFSFAQTWGPAAYVIVGESYPIRYRSKCAAVATTSNWLWNFLISFFTPFITNSIGFKYGYIFASCNLCASIVTFLFAHESKGLTLEEINELYLSDAKPWMSRPKNLSEMAEAKEVEREETRPKGESARYLEHADSNSDSEDLSSSANNDVHEPVARQDPFNENEVEKSRTRPSQESYTTSSN
- the ght8 gene encoding hexose transporter Ght8, yielding MGKTLTIVMLVFVSMAGWMFGADTGSIGGITNMRDFQSRFADRYNPVTDTYSYSSARQGLITGMVNVGSMTGCILSSPLMDRIGKRVSIMFWTIVYLIGIILQVTAVPSWVQIMVAKIWTGLAIGALSVLAPGFQSEVAPATLRGTIVTTYQLAVTGGIFIAACINMGTHKLHKTAQWRVSMGINLLWGIIMFIGISFLPESPRYLIAIGKDEEALDIMCKNNVLPREHEIIQTEYHVIKTDCEAEMAGGPATWGDILGADIRYRTFLGLGVMSLQQLTGDNYYFYYGFEVFEGTGMNSPYLSALILDAVNFGCTFGGLFVLEFFGRRMPLIIGGVWQSITFFIYAAVGNRALTRKNGTSNHRAGAVMIVFSCLFIFSFAQTWGPAAYVIVGESYPIRYRSKCAAVATTGNWLWGFLITFFTPFISDSIGFKYGYIFAACNLCAACIIFLFAHETKGLTLEEINELYLSGAKPWMPRPENLGQAAKQQQEVLEKSRGVQGESAAHLENVDNEGMEDTSSNDITSSTSSSEGRAKPESNYVDEQDRYA